One Labeo rohita strain BAU-BD-2019 unplaced genomic scaffold, IGBB_LRoh.1.0 scaffold_454, whole genome shotgun sequence genomic region harbors:
- the si:dkey-27n6.1 gene encoding NLR family CARD domain-containing protein 3 isoform X2 gives MTSRMNLSEEHETKIKTVKSLWQNESPEPSCVSMKSDESMDHPIGFSLGESSADLSQKHKGSDSHPPKKNLDSIFKELEHKIISELKSFKRLLSPDYPECSERDHYDDEGHNRVREGLLKITLIILRKMNQTDLANTLQTKLMPVYQQKLKSRLQDKYQRISEGMSNHGDSTRLNEIYTELYITEGGSGEINNEHEVRQIETVSRRPETQETPINCNDIFKPSPGQDKPIRTVLTKGVAGIGKTVSVQKFILDWAEGKANQDVHFIFPLPFRELNLIQKNLSLVDLLNHLHTETKEFKSADYDDYKVMFIFDGLDECRLRLDFQNNRSLSDVTESASVDVLLTNLIKGNLLPSALLWITSRPAAANQIPPECVDQVTEVRGFNDPQKDEYFRKRINDQSLADRIVTHIRSSRSLFIMCHIPVFCWISATVLERMMGKAESAEIPKTLTQMFTHFLIFQTKLKTQKYDGKYEIDPDQARKTILSLGKLAFEQLEKGNLIFYEKDLKESGIDVREVSVYSGVCTQIFRQEFGLQLGKVYSFVHLSIQEFLAALFKLLSFSEQNTGLMNVFRSPMTNLLKGEVDKALQSENGHWDLFLRFLLGLSLESNQTLLQGLLRKTVSSSDINQKTAEYIKQKIRENRSPEKSINLFHCLNELNDRSLEQEVQTYLSSTGFNCLFGVNLSAAQWSALVFVLLNSEEELDEFILSKYDLSEECLLRLLPVIKASRKVNVSRCRITQKGCAALISALEDPHCKLEKLHEVRFCDQQ, from the exons ATGACCTCCAGAATGAATCTCTCTGAAGAACATGAAACAAAGATAAAGACAGTCAAGAG TCTGTGGCAGAATGAATCTCCTGAACCCAGCTGTGTGTCCATGAAGAGTGACGAGTCAATGGATCATCCAATTGGATTCAGTTTGGGAGAATCATCTGCTGATCTGAG TCAAAAACATAAAGGATCAGATTCACATCCACCAAAGAAGAACTTAGACTCCATTTTCAAG GAGCTTGAGCACAAAATCATTTCTGAGTTAAAAAGCTTTAAGAGACTACTGAGTCCAGATTACCCAGAATGCTCTGAAAGAGACCATTATGATGATGAGGGTCATAACAGAGTCAGAGAGGGGCTTCTGAAGATCACACTGATCATCCTGAGGAAGATGAACCAGACAGACCTCGCTAACACACTACAGACCA AACTGATGCCTGTGTATCAACAAAAGCTCAAATCCAGACTACAGGACAAATATCAGAGAATCAGTGAAGGAATGTCCAATCATGGAGACTCAACACGTctgaatgagatctacacagagctctacatcacagagGGAGGGAGTGGAGAGATCAATAATGAacatgaggtgagacagattgagacaGTGTCCAGGAGACCAGAGACACAGGAAACACCAATCAACTgcaatgacatatttaaacccTCACCTGGACAAGACAAACCCATCAGGACTGTGCTGACTAAAGGAGTCGCTGgaattggaaaaacagtctctgtgcagaagttcatcctggactgggctgaaggaaaagccaatcaggatgttcatttcatatttccacttcctttcaggGAGCTGAATTTGATACAGAAAAATCTCAGTCTTGTTGATCTTCTAAATCACCTTCACAcagaaaccaaagaatttaagTCAGCAGATTATGATGATTACAAAGTCATGTTCAtatttgatggtctggatgagtgtCGACTACGTCTAGATTTCCAAAACAATCGGAGCTTGTCTGATGTAACAGAATCAGCCTCAGTGGATGTGCTGCTGACCAACCTCATCAAGGGGAATCTACTTCCTTCTGCTCTCCTCTGGATCACCTCtcgaccagcagcagccaatcagatccctcCTGAGTGTGTCGACCAGGTCACAGAGGTACGAGGATTCAACGACCCTCAGAAGGACgaatatttcaggaagagaataAACGATCAGAGTCTGGCTGATAGAATCGTCACACACATCCGATCATCAAGAAGTCTGTTCATCATGTGTCACATACCAGTCTTCTGCTGGATTTCAGCCACTGTTCTAGAGAGGATGATGGGTAAAGCAGAGAGTGCAgagattcccaagactctcacACAAATGTTCACACACTTCCTGATCTTTCAGACCAAACTGAAGACACAGAAGTATGATGGGAAATATGAAATCGATCCTGATCAGGCTAGAAAGACTATTCTGTCTCTAGGAAAACTGGCTTTTGAACAGCTGGAAAAAGGGAACCTGATCTTCTATGAGAAGGACCTGAAAGAGAGCGGCATTGATGTCAGAGAAGTGTCAGTGTACTCAGGAGTTTgtacccagatcttcagacagGAGTTTGGACTGCAGCTGGGGAAGGTGTAcagctttgttcatctgagtATTCAGGAGTTTCTTGCTGCTTTATTCAAGCTGCTGTCCttttctgaacaaaacacaggaCTGATGAATGTGTTCAGGTCACCAATGACCAATTTACTGAAGGGAGAAGTAGACAAGGCCTTACAGAGTGAGAACGGACACTGGGATCTTTTCCTCCGATTCCTTCTCGGTCTCTCACTAGAGTCTAATCAGACTCTCTTACAAGGCCTCCTGAGAAAGACAGTAAGCAGCTCTGATATCAAtcagaaaacagctgaatacatTAAACAGAAGATCAGGGAGAATCGCTCTCCAGAGAAATCCATCAACCTGTtccactgtctgaatgaactgaatgATCGTTCACTAGAGCAGGAAGTCCAAACATACCTGAGCAGCACAGGTTTCAACTGTCTCTTTGGAGTCAATCTGTCTGCTGCTCAGTGGTCGGCTCTGGTGTTTGTGCTGTTGAACTCAGAAGAAGAGCTGGATGAGTTTATACTGAGTAAATATGATCTGTCAGAAGAATGTCTCCTGAGGCTGCTGCCAGTGATCAAAGCATCTAGAAAGGTTAA TGTTTCCAGGTGTCGTATTACACAGAAAGGCTGTGCTGCTCTGATTTCAGCTCTGgaggatccacactgtaaactggagaaactaCA TGAAGTGCGGTTCTgtgatcagcagtaa
- the si:dkey-27n6.1 gene encoding NLR family CARD domain-containing protein 3 isoform X1 → MTSRMNLSEEHETKIKTVKSLWQNESPEPSCVSMKSDESMDHPIGFSLGESSADLSQKHKGSDSHPPKKNLDSIFKELEHKIISELKSFKRLLSPDYPECSERDHYDDEGHNRVREGLLKITLIILRKMNQTDLANTLQTKLMPVYQQKLKSRLQDKYQRISEGMSNHGDSTRLNEIYTELYITEGGSGEINNEHEVRQIETVSRRPETQETPINCNDIFKPSPGQDKPIRTVLTKGVAGIGKTVSVQKFILDWAEGKANQDVHFIFPLPFRELNLIQKNLSLVDLLNHLHTETKEFKSADYDDYKVMFIFDGLDECRLRLDFQNNRSLSDVTESASVDVLLTNLIKGNLLPSALLWITSRPAAANQIPPECVDQVTEVRGFNDPQKDEYFRKRINDQSLADRIVTHIRSSRSLFIMCHIPVFCWISATVLERMMGKAESAEIPKTLTQMFTHFLIFQTKLKTQKYDGKYEIDPDQARKTILSLGKLAFEQLEKGNLIFYEKDLKESGIDVREVSVYSGVCTQIFRQEFGLQLGKVYSFVHLSIQEFLAALFKLLSFSEQNTGLMNVFRSPMTNLLKGEVDKALQSENGHWDLFLRFLLGLSLESNQTLLQGLLRKTVSSSDINQKTAEYIKQKIRENRSPEKSINLFHCLNELNDRSLEQEVQTYLSSTGFNCLFGVNLSAAQWSALVFVLLNSEEELDEFILSKYDLSEECLLRLLPVIKASRKVNVSRCRITQKGCAALISALEDPHCKLEKLQTVMHTRRKRTIRATLRAPDHF, encoded by the exons ATGACCTCCAGAATGAATCTCTCTGAAGAACATGAAACAAAGATAAAGACAGTCAAGAG TCTGTGGCAGAATGAATCTCCTGAACCCAGCTGTGTGTCCATGAAGAGTGACGAGTCAATGGATCATCCAATTGGATTCAGTTTGGGAGAATCATCTGCTGATCTGAG TCAAAAACATAAAGGATCAGATTCACATCCACCAAAGAAGAACTTAGACTCCATTTTCAAG GAGCTTGAGCACAAAATCATTTCTGAGTTAAAAAGCTTTAAGAGACTACTGAGTCCAGATTACCCAGAATGCTCTGAAAGAGACCATTATGATGATGAGGGTCATAACAGAGTCAGAGAGGGGCTTCTGAAGATCACACTGATCATCCTGAGGAAGATGAACCAGACAGACCTCGCTAACACACTACAGACCA AACTGATGCCTGTGTATCAACAAAAGCTCAAATCCAGACTACAGGACAAATATCAGAGAATCAGTGAAGGAATGTCCAATCATGGAGACTCAACACGTctgaatgagatctacacagagctctacatcacagagGGAGGGAGTGGAGAGATCAATAATGAacatgaggtgagacagattgagacaGTGTCCAGGAGACCAGAGACACAGGAAACACCAATCAACTgcaatgacatatttaaacccTCACCTGGACAAGACAAACCCATCAGGACTGTGCTGACTAAAGGAGTCGCTGgaattggaaaaacagtctctgtgcagaagttcatcctggactgggctgaaggaaaagccaatcaggatgttcatttcatatttccacttcctttcaggGAGCTGAATTTGATACAGAAAAATCTCAGTCTTGTTGATCTTCTAAATCACCTTCACAcagaaaccaaagaatttaagTCAGCAGATTATGATGATTACAAAGTCATGTTCAtatttgatggtctggatgagtgtCGACTACGTCTAGATTTCCAAAACAATCGGAGCTTGTCTGATGTAACAGAATCAGCCTCAGTGGATGTGCTGCTGACCAACCTCATCAAGGGGAATCTACTTCCTTCTGCTCTCCTCTGGATCACCTCtcgaccagcagcagccaatcagatccctcCTGAGTGTGTCGACCAGGTCACAGAGGTACGAGGATTCAACGACCCTCAGAAGGACgaatatttcaggaagagaataAACGATCAGAGTCTGGCTGATAGAATCGTCACACACATCCGATCATCAAGAAGTCTGTTCATCATGTGTCACATACCAGTCTTCTGCTGGATTTCAGCCACTGTTCTAGAGAGGATGATGGGTAAAGCAGAGAGTGCAgagattcccaagactctcacACAAATGTTCACACACTTCCTGATCTTTCAGACCAAACTGAAGACACAGAAGTATGATGGGAAATATGAAATCGATCCTGATCAGGCTAGAAAGACTATTCTGTCTCTAGGAAAACTGGCTTTTGAACAGCTGGAAAAAGGGAACCTGATCTTCTATGAGAAGGACCTGAAAGAGAGCGGCATTGATGTCAGAGAAGTGTCAGTGTACTCAGGAGTTTgtacccagatcttcagacagGAGTTTGGACTGCAGCTGGGGAAGGTGTAcagctttgttcatctgagtATTCAGGAGTTTCTTGCTGCTTTATTCAAGCTGCTGTCCttttctgaacaaaacacaggaCTGATGAATGTGTTCAGGTCACCAATGACCAATTTACTGAAGGGAGAAGTAGACAAGGCCTTACAGAGTGAGAACGGACACTGGGATCTTTTCCTCCGATTCCTTCTCGGTCTCTCACTAGAGTCTAATCAGACTCTCTTACAAGGCCTCCTGAGAAAGACAGTAAGCAGCTCTGATATCAAtcagaaaacagctgaatacatTAAACAGAAGATCAGGGAGAATCGCTCTCCAGAGAAATCCATCAACCTGTtccactgtctgaatgaactgaatgATCGTTCACTAGAGCAGGAAGTCCAAACATACCTGAGCAGCACAGGTTTCAACTGTCTCTTTGGAGTCAATCTGTCTGCTGCTCAGTGGTCGGCTCTGGTGTTTGTGCTGTTGAACTCAGAAGAAGAGCTGGATGAGTTTATACTGAGTAAATATGATCTGTCAGAAGAATGTCTCCTGAGGCTGCTGCCAGTGATCAAAGCATCTAGAAAGGTTAA TGTTTCCAGGTGTCGTATTACACAGAAAGGCTGTGCTGCTCTGATTTCAGCTCTGgaggatccacactgtaaactggagaaactaCA